Below is a genomic region from Rhodopirellula bahusiensis.
GAAGTCCGTTTACGGCCTGACTGTGCAAACCGTTGATCCACGATTGCCATCCAAGCGATTGGTTCAGCCCACTCACGTCAGCCTCACCGCCGAACAAAAGTTCGCCGCGATCGCCAACGAAGCTCGCAGCATCGCAAACTCAGGTCGGTGCGTCTTGGTGGGCACACTGGACATCGCGACCAGCCAACAGGTTGCCGCGGAAATCCGCCGCCAAGGGCTCACTTGCGAACTGCTCAACGGACTTCAAAACGCTGAAGAAGCTCAGATCATTGCTCGTGCGGGGCAACCGAGTGCGATCACTGTCGCAACGAATTTGGCTGGACGGGGCACGGACATTCGGTTGCATCCCGACGTGGCGGCAAAAGGTGGACTGCATGTGATCGTGACGGAACACCATCGTTCGTCGCGTGTCGACCGACAACTGATTGGCCGTTGCGCTCGATGTGGTGACCCGGGCAGCAGTCGCAATTTCTTGTCCGCCGAAGACAACTTGGTCGGCCAAGCGGCCCCTTGGGTGGGCCGAGCAATCCGGCGTGCGATCGTCACCGACCAAATCAAAACGTTTCCAGTCGAGTCGCAAATCGCCTCAATTCAAAGGCGGCAAGCAAAGCGGGCCGCTGTGGCGCGTCGTCAGTTGCTGGACGCAGATGAACGAGATCGCGGGTTGGTTCGCAAAGCTCAATCGAGCCATGATCCCGCCCCACACCTTCATGCATTGGATGCAGGATGATGAACCGCAAATTGACAGCGACGCTCTGCGTCATCGTTAGCGTGCAGTGCTTTGGCCTTTCTCGCACGGCGACGGCGGACGAGTACGAAGCCTTCACCGAACCCTACCGACGGATTCAAGTCTCGTCGTCGGAGATGGGTGTTGTCACCGAACTGAAAGCTCGCGAAGGCGCCGAAGTTCGCGAAGGCCAGGTTTTGGCCCAGCTCGATGACGCCTTGCTGCGGAAGACACTGGAAGTATCACGAGCCGCGAAGGACGCGGTTGGTGGCAAGACGGCAGCCGAAGCCGAAGTGGTCATTCGGGAACAACAGGTCCAAAGCTATCGCCGCTTGTTCACGCAAGGCAACGCGACGCCCCGTGAGTTGGAACGCGCCGAGAACGATCATCGGCAGGCCCTCGCTCGACTGCAAAGTGTCACTGAAGAACTCTCCGTGCGAGCACTTGAATACCAACGCGTTATCTGCCAGCTGGAACAACGCCGGATCTTGGCACCGTCCGACGGCGTCGTCATCGCTCTGGCCAAAGAAGTCGGCGAGTTTGTTTCGCCAACCGACCCGATCCTGCTGCAGTTAGTTCAACTGGATCGTTTGAAAGCCGTTTTCTCGGTGCCACTGCGACGGATCGATAGTTTGTCAGATGGGCAATCCGTCGTCGTTCGCGTGGGTGGATCACGCAAAGCGGTCTTGGGAACTCTGGAACACATCTCGCCCGTCGCGACTGCCGAATCGGGCACCGTTCGCGTTCGAGTCGTCTTGCCGAACGAAAATCGGACGCTCCGCAGCGGCGTGGTTTGCTGGTTGGACGTAGAAGCATCCGCTCGCAACATTCAATCGAAACCAGCTCGTATCAGTGACGCCCCGGTCATTCTCTCGCCTGCGGTTCGCTAGCACGTGTCCACCGCATCGACTCATTCGCCGCAATCGCTCGATCGTGATTCTCATCACGAGTTGCTGCATCGCGCCGAAACGTTGGCGGCGGCAATTGAACTGCAATCCACTCTCGACACATGTCACGAATTTGATGAAGCCGCATCCATCGCCACCCATTCGCTCAGCGAGTGGTTGCGATCCGAAGGCGCGGTTCTGTGCTGGAGAAATCGACCCGACGCCGGCCTGAAGTGCATCAGCGATCACGCACATGGCGGCGGCACATTCGCGGCCAATCACCATCGCGAAACGTTGGCAGCGGGAGAGGAGGCTTGCCTGCGAGACGGGATCAGCAAAGTTGCGGCCACGGAGGTTGCCTCTTCGCCCGGTACGATGGCGATGCGGCAATGGTTGAAAGCCATCGGTTCCGCGAATTTGCTGGCGTGTCCGCTGTTCAGTCCAGCCGGCAAGAACCTCGGCGTGTTGCTGATCATCGATCCGCAAGAACGTTCCGCCCTCTCGATTCTAGATGCCTTTGGGCCGCTGCTATCCAGTAAGTTGCAAAGCATTCAGCGTCTGCAACCGACCGGTGTGGAAGCCTCGTTGGTCAGAGGAATTCGCTCGTTTCGTTCGACATGGCAACGCGCAACCATCTGCATTCTTTCGACGATCGTGCTGTTGATGTTCCTTCCGGCGCACCACAACATTCGCACCAACGTTCAACTGCAACCGGTCCAACGTCGCTTCATCTCGGTTCCGTTCGACGGTCCCTTGCAAGAGTGCATGGTGCGTCCGGGTGACATCGTGACCGCGGGCGAATTGCTGGCCAAGATCAACCCTCGCGAATTGGAATTCGAGCTGGCGGGCTTACGAGCACTCCACGGACAAGCGGACCAGGAACGACGCGGTTCGATGGCGACGCATGACTTTGGCAAGAGCCAAATCGCGGCGTTGGAAGCCGATCGTTTAAAGACACAAACTGACCTCTTGAACCATCGCAAGGACAACCTTGAAATCCGCAGTCCCATCGATGGCGTTATCGTCAGCGGTGATTGGAAGCAATCCGAGGGTGCACCGCTGACACGCGGCGAAACGCTGTTTGAGATCGCACCGGTCGGCTCAATGAAGGTCGAAATCGAAATTCCCGAAGAAGAATTCGCTCACGTTCGTCCGGGGATGCTGGCTCAGGTTCACACCCATGCGATGCCGGATCGAGTGATGCATGGGGCGATCACACGAGTCCACCCCGCCGCCACGATTCGAGATTCGGAGAACGTGTTTTTGGCCGAGGTCACGGTGGACGATCAAGACGGTTTGCTGCGACCGGGAATGAAAGGTCGTGCAACGATCTATGGCAACAAACGTCCGATCGGTTGGATCGTTTTTCACCGTCCTTGGAACCTGATGCTTCGCTGGTTGGGCGTGTGACGATGCAGCGTGATCCAGGAACCATCGATTGGCAGCAGCAACCGATCCGCATCGCGAGCGACGTGAAGGTCTGGCCGGTTCGCGAAACGGGTGAGCCGATCTACCGGATCGAGATTCCTGCCACGCATCAATTCTTTCGAGTTGGTTTGCCGGAGTACACATTTCTATCTGCTCTCGATGGGCATCGAACGATCGCACAAGCCTGCGGGTTGGTCACCGCCAGGATGGGCCGCGCCGCACCTTCC
It encodes:
- a CDS encoding efflux RND transporter periplasmic adaptor subunit, which translates into the protein MMNRKLTATLCVIVSVQCFGLSRTATADEYEAFTEPYRRIQVSSSEMGVVTELKAREGAEVREGQVLAQLDDALLRKTLEVSRAAKDAVGGKTAAEAEVVIREQQVQSYRRLFTQGNATPRELERAENDHRQALARLQSVTEELSVRALEYQRVICQLEQRRILAPSDGVVIALAKEVGEFVSPTDPILLQLVQLDRLKAVFSVPLRRIDSLSDGQSVVVRVGGSRKAVLGTLEHISPVATAESGTVRVRVVLPNENRTLRSGVVCWLDVEASARNIQSKPARISDAPVILSPAVR
- a CDS encoding efflux RND transporter periplasmic adaptor subunit → MSTASTHSPQSLDRDSHHELLHRAETLAAAIELQSTLDTCHEFDEAASIATHSLSEWLRSEGAVLCWRNRPDAGLKCISDHAHGGGTFAANHHRETLAAGEEACLRDGISKVAATEVASSPGTMAMRQWLKAIGSANLLACPLFSPAGKNLGVLLIIDPQERSALSILDAFGPLLSSKLQSIQRLQPTGVEASLVRGIRSFRSTWQRATICILSTIVLLMFLPAHHNIRTNVQLQPVQRRFISVPFDGPLQECMVRPGDIVTAGELLAKINPRELEFELAGLRALHGQADQERRGSMATHDFGKSQIAALEADRLKTQTDLLNHRKDNLEIRSPIDGVIVSGDWKQSEGAPLTRGETLFEIAPVGSMKVEIEIPEEEFAHVRPGMLAQVHTHAMPDRVMHGAITRVHPAATIRDSENVFLAEVTVDDQDGLLRPGMKGRATIYGNKRPIGWIVFHRPWNLMLRWLGV